Proteins encoded within one genomic window of Xylophilus sp. GOD-11R:
- a CDS encoding polysaccharide deacetylase: MSVKWPNGARCAVMLSFDFDAETLWTSRDPANANRPGVLSQGRYGAKVGVPKICDTLADAGVKGTFFTPGWTAENHTERLEMILKGGHEVGHHSYSHRWVSDDPAAEVEEIEKGLEALKRTVGVVPKGYRSPAGEVSPGLFKLLKKHDFLYDSSLMDDINPYRHTMEDGSPGVIELPWHWSLDDAPYALFSVKNPRAIFTNQHMLDVYKDEFREIYRWGGLYDIIFHPQVVGRPSRIALLRELIAFIRTFPGVWFATGTEIATAWSQACEGAGAAEARP, from the coding sequence ATGAGCGTCAAGTGGCCCAACGGTGCGCGGTGCGCCGTGATGCTGTCCTTCGATTTCGATGCCGAGACCCTCTGGACCTCGCGCGACCCCGCCAACGCCAACCGCCCCGGCGTGCTCAGCCAGGGCCGCTACGGTGCCAAGGTGGGCGTACCCAAGATCTGCGACACCCTGGCAGACGCCGGCGTCAAGGGCACCTTCTTCACCCCCGGCTGGACCGCGGAGAACCACACCGAGCGGCTGGAGATGATCCTGAAAGGCGGCCACGAGGTCGGCCACCACAGCTATTCGCACCGCTGGGTCAGCGACGATCCGGCCGCCGAGGTCGAGGAAATCGAGAAAGGCCTCGAAGCCCTGAAGCGCACCGTGGGCGTGGTGCCCAAGGGTTACCGCTCGCCCGCTGGCGAGGTGAGCCCCGGCCTGTTCAAGCTGCTCAAGAAGCACGACTTCCTGTACGACTCGTCCCTGATGGACGACATCAACCCCTACCGCCACACCATGGAAGACGGCTCGCCCGGCGTGATCGAGCTGCCCTGGCATTGGAGCCTGGACGACGCGCCCTACGCGCTGTTTTCGGTGAAGAACCCGCGCGCCATCTTCACCAACCAGCACATGCTCGACGTCTACAAGGACGAGTTCCGCGAGATCTACCGCTGGGGCGGCCTCTACGACATCATCTTCCACCCGCAAGTGGTCGGCCGGCCGAGCCGCATCGCCTTGCTGCGCGAGCTGATCGCCTTCATCCGCACCTTCCCCGGCGTGTGGTTCGCCACCGGCACCGAGATCGCCACGGCCTGGTCGCAAGCCTGCGAGGGCGCCGGCGCAGCGGAGGCACGGCCATGA